Genomic window ([Empedobacter] haloabium):
CGATTTCCACGTCGCCCACGCCCTGCACCTGCGCCAGCTTCTGCTGCACGATGTTCGACACCGCCTCGTAGATCTGGCCCGGCGTGCGCGTGGGCGACGTCAGCGCCAGGATCATCACGGGCGCGTCGGACGGATTGGCCTTGCGGTAGGTCGGATTGCTGCGCAACGTGGCCGGCAAGTCGGCGCGCGCCGCGTTGATGGCGGCCTGCACCTCGCGCGCGGCCGAGTCGATCTTGCGGTTCAGGTCGAACTGCAGGTTGATCCGGGTCGAGCCGCTGGAAGAGCTGGAGGTCATCTCGTTCACGCCGGCGATCACGCCCAGCCGTCTTTCCAGCGGCGTGGCGACGCTGCTCGCCATCGTGTCCGGACTCGCACCCGGCAGACTGGCCGAGACGGAAATGGCCGGGAAATCGACCTGCGGCAGCGGCGCCACGGGCAGCACGAAAAACGCGCCGATGCCGGCCAGCGCCAGGCCGATGGTCAAGAGCACGGTGGCGATGGGCCGCCGGACGAACGGTTCGGACAGGTTCACGCCGGCACCCCGTCACGCCGGCGGCCGAAGCGGCGGCCCAGCCGGTCGAACGCCAGGTAGATCACCGGCGTGGTGTACAGGGTCAGCACCTGGCTGACGATCAGGCCACCGAAGATGGCGAGACCGAGCGGCCGGCGCAGCTCGGCGCCCTCGCCCCAGCCCAGCATCAGCGGCACGGCGGCGAACAGCGCGGCCAGGGTCGTCATCAGGATCGGCCGGAAGCGCAGCAGTGCGGCCTGGTGGATCGCCTCACGCGGCGGGCGGCCTGCCTCGCGCTCGGCCTCGATGGCGAAGTCGATCATCATGATGGCGTTCTTTTTCACGATGCCGATCAGCAGGATGATGCCGATGATGCCGATCACGCCCAGGTCCTGGCCCGTGATCATCAGCGCCAGCAGCGCGCCGACGCCGGCCGACGGCAAGGTCGAGAGGATCGTCAGCGGGTGGATATAGCTTTCGTACAGCACGCCCAGCACGATGTAGACGCAGACGACAGCGGCCAGGATCAGCCACAGCTGGTTGCTCAACGAAGCCTGGTAGGCGCCGGCGGCGCCCAGGAACGTCAGCGTAACGGAACCGGGCAGCCCGATCTCCTCGGCGGCGGCGCGGATCTCGTCCACGGCGCGGCCCAGCGAGACGCCCGGCGCCGTGTCGAAGCCCAGGGTGGTGGCGGGATATTGCGCCACGTGCGTGATCTGCAGCGGCGCCGGCTTCTCGACGATCGTCGCCACGGCGGACAGCGGCGTCGGCTTGCCGCTGCCGGTACGGATCTGCAAGTCGCCCAGCGACTCGGGCGTGGCGAGGCTGCCCGGCGCCGCCTCCAGGATCACGCGGTACTGGTTGGTCTCCGTGAAGATGGTCGAGACGATGCGCTGGCCGAAGGCGCTGTACAGCGCGTCGTCGATGGCGGCCGCCGTGACGGACAGGCGCGACGCCGTATCGCGGTCGATCTCGACATAGGCCGCCGCGCCGGTGGCGCCGGCATCGGACGTGACGTTGCGCAGCTGCGCCTTGCGCGCCATCGCGGCCGTCAGCTTGCCGGCCCATTCGGTCACCGTGGCCGTGTCGGCGCCTTCCAGCGAGACACGGTACTGGGTTGGCCCCGTCTCCGCGTCGATGGTCAGGTCCTGGGTGGGCTGCAGGTAGATCGTCACGCCCGCCACGGCGGCCACGCGCCGGCGCAGGCGCTCCATGGTTTCAGCCTGGTCGCCGCGCTCGCGCTTCAAATTGATCAGCATGCGGCCCGTGTGCAGCATGGTGTTGTTGGCGGCGTCCACGCCGGCGAAGGAGCTGATCGACTCGACGGCCGGATCGGCCAGGATGGCCTCGGCGGCCTGCAGCTGCAGGTCGGCCATGCGGCCGTACGAGACCGCTTGCGCCGTCTCGATGCGGGCCTGCAGCTGGCCGGTGTCCTGCGTGGGAAACAGCCCTTTCGGGATCAGCAGGTACAGCAGCACCGTCAGCAGCAGCGTGCCCAGCGCCACCAGCAGGGTCAGGCCCTGGCGCGCCAGCACCCATTGCAGCGAGCGGTCGTAATGGCCGATCACGTTCTCGAAAAAACGCTGCACGCGTGCGCCGAAGCTGTTCGGGTCGTCGTTCTTGTGGCTGGTCAGCCAGCGCCCGGCCATCATCGGCACCAGGGTCAGCGAGACGACGGCGGAGATCAGGATCGTGATCGACAAGGTGATGGCGAACTCGCGGAACAGGCGACCCACCACGTCGCCCATGAACAGCAGCGGAATCAATACCGCGATCAGAGAGACGGTCAGGGAGATGATGGTGAAGCCGATCTGCCTGGCGCCTTTCAGCGCGGCCGCCATCGGCGTCTCGCCTTCCTCGATGTAGCGGGCGATGTTCTCGATCATGACGATGGCGTCGTCCACCACGAAGCCGGTGGCGATGGTCAGCGCCATCAGCGACAGGTTGTTCAGGCTGTAGCCTAGCAGGTACATCACGCCGCAGGTGCCGATCAGCGAGATCGGCACGGCCAGGCTGGCGATCACGGTGGCGCGCACGCTGTGCAGGAACAGGAAGATGACGAGCACCACCAGCACGACGGCCAGCAGCAGCTCGATCTCGACGTGTTCGACCGAGGCGCGGATGCCGGTGGTGCGGTCGCTCAGCACGTCGAGGCGCATCGCCTCCGGCAGGCCGGCCTGGAGTTCCGGCAGGCGCGCCTTGATCGCGTCGACGGTGGCGATGACGTTGGCGCCCGGCTGGCGCTGCACGTTCAGGATGATGGCCGGCTTCAGGTTGGCCCAGGCGCCCAGGCGCACGTTCTCGGCGCTATCCACCACGTTGGCCACCTCGTTCAAGCGCACCGGCGCGCCATTGCGGTAGGCGACGATCAGGTTCTTGTAGTCGTTGGCGGTCAGCAGCTGGTCGTTGGCGTTGATCGTGAACGAGCGGGTGGGACCGTCGAACGAGCCCTTGGCGCTGTTGGCGTTGGCGTTCGAGATCGCCGTGCGCAGCGTATCCAGCCCGAGGCCTTGGCTGGCCAGCGCCAGCGTATCGGCCTGGATGCGCACGGCCGGGCGCTGGCCGCCGGACAAGGTGACCAGGCCCACGCCCGTCACCTGGCTGATCTTCAGCGCCAGGCGGGTGTTGACGATGTTCTGCACTTCCGTCAGCGGCATCGTGTCGGAGGTGATGGCCAGGGTCAACACGGGCGCGTCGGCCGGGTTGACCTTGGCGTACACGGGCGGCGCCGGCAGGTCGGTCGGCAGCAGCGAGCCGCCCGCGTTGATCGCCGCCTGCACCTCCTGCTCGGCCACGTCCAGGGTCTGGCCCAGGCCGAACTGCAGGGTGATGACGGAAACGCCGGCCGCACTAGTGGAACTCATGCGCGTAAGGCCCGACATCTGGCCGAACTGGCGTTCCAGCGGCGCCGTCACGGTCTGGCCCATCACCTCGGGGCTGGCGCCGGGATACAGGGTCTGCACCTGGATCGTCGGGAAATCCACCTGCGGCAGCGCCGACAGCGGCAGGAACTTGAAGCCCACCAGGCCGGCCAGCACGATGGCCAGCATCAGGAGCGCCGTCGCGACCGGACGGCGGATGAACGGTGCCGAGGGACTCATCGCGGATGGCCCGTGCCTTGCGGGACGCCGCGCGCCGTGTTGGCGGCATCGGCAGCACTGCCCTGGCCGCTGCGGCCGCCCTCTTCGGGCATGGCGCGTTCACGCTGGCCCGCCGCCTCCCCGGTGCGGTGCGGCCGCATCTTGGCGGCGTCGCGCGCGACCGGGCCCGGCGCCACGTCCGGCGTGCCGGCCGGCGCCGTGCCGGCTTGCTCGCGCTTGCCCGACTTGCCTTCGCCGCGCCGGCCAGCGCTGGGTTTATCGCCCGGCAAGGTCACCTTGGCGCCGTCCTTCAAGCGGTCGGCACCTTCCGTGATGACCTGCTCGCCCGCCTTCAGGCCGGACACGATCCGCACCTTTTCCACCGTCGCCTGGCCGCGCTTGACGGGGCGCAGCGAGACGGTGCGGTCGCCATTCAACACGTAGACGTAGTCGCCGGTGCTGCCGTGGCGCAGCGCGGTGACGGGCACCATGACGGCGTCGCGGATCCTGCGCATCTCCAGGCGCACGTTCACGAACTGCATCGGGAACAGGGTCATCTTGCTGTTGTCGAAGCGCGCCTTGGCCATGACGGTGCCGGTCTGCGTGTCGACCTGGTTGTCCAGCGCCGAGAAGCGGCCTTCGTCCAGCACCTCGGTGCGGGTGCGGTCGTAGGCCACCGCGGGCAGCACGGCGCCCGTGTTGGCCCGGCTCATGATGTCCGGCACGCTGTCCTGCGGGATCGCGAACTCCACGTCGATGGGCGACTGCTGCGTGATGACGGCGATGCCGGTGGCGTCGCCCGAATTGACCAGGTTGCCCACGTCCACCACGCGCAGGCCGACCCGGCCCGTGATCGGCGCCACCACTTTCGTGTACCCCAGGTTCAGCCGCGCCGTGCCCTCGGCCGCGCGGTCCGTCATGACGGTGCCCTGCAGCTGCTTGACGAGGGCCGCTTGGGTATCGACTTCCTGGCGCGCGATCGAGTCCTGCGCCAGCAGCGTGCGGTAGCGCTCCAGGGTCAGGCGGGCGTTTTCCAGCTGCGCCTCGTCGCGCTGGCGCTGGCCGGTGGCCTGCAGCAGCGCCATCTCGAACTGGCGCGGATCGATCTGCGCCAGCACCTGGCCCGCCTTGACCAGCTGGCCTTCCTTGAACAGCACCTTTTGCAGGATGCCGGACACCTGCGGCCGCACCGTCGTGGTGGCGGCGGCCGTGACGGTGCCCAGCGCGTCCAGCGTGACGGGCAGGTCGGCCAGTTCCGCCGTGGCCACGCCGACCGTGGTCGCGGGGCCGCCGCGCCGGCCACCCGGTCCACCCGGTCCACCCGGTCCACCCGGCCCACCCGGCCCACCCGGCCCACCCGGCCCACCCGGGCCGCCTGGACCGGCCATCGCGCCAGGGCCCTGGGCGGGCGGGCGGTGGGTCAGGTGCCAGGCCAGCCAGCCGAGGCCTATCATCGCCAGCACGGCGATGACGGTGCCGACAAGGCGGGCGCGGTGGCTGCGGCGGGGTTGGGTGGGCGGCGTCGAGGGCGCTGCTGGCGTCATCGTGGAGGTCCTTGTCTTTACTGTGAACAACGGTATGCGAATGGTCGAATCGACTCTATCACAGCAGATTCGGCGCTTTGGGCGGCTTTGCTTACATTTACAGCTTGGAAACAGTACGTTACCGGGAGATCGCTGCCGATGGGCCCGCCGCGCGCCAGTAGCGGCGCGGTCGGGCGCGTGCTGCACAGCCGTTGCGGCTGTCAAAGTACGTTACAAAGCCGCTACAAAAATCCGGCGCACGATTGCGCATCCGGACGAGTCCGGCATTATCGGATTGACCATGGAATCGGGATTTTTCTTGTGGTCTACAGTGCAACGCTTTTTTTGCGTGCGTGCTAATCTGACCACATCCTGCTGCCCAGTTCCCCCCCGGTCGTAAGCTGGGAAGCGCCCTATTAATCCGTTCCACAAAACTACAAAAGAGCAAACGAGATGAGCAAGCAAATCGCAATTATCGGCGCCGGTTTCTCGGGTGCGGTCATCGCGCACCAACTCGCCAAGGCAGGCTACCAGGTCGAAGTGTTCGAATCGCGGTCTCACGTCGCCGGCAATTGCCATTCCCAGCGCGACGCGGAAACAAACGTGATGGTGCACGTGTATGGCCCGCATATCTTCCACACCGATAACGAGCGCGTGTGGCAGTTCATCAATGGCTTTGCCGAATTCAAGCCGTTCACCAACCGCGTGAAGGCCATTACCAACAATCGCGTCTACACGCTGCCGATCAACCTGCTGACGATCAACCAGTTCTTCGGCAAGACCTTCCGTCCCGCCGAGGCGCAGCAATTCCTGGCGTCGCTGGGCGACAAGTCGATCGAGAACCCCGTCACGTTCGAGGACCAGGCGCTGCGCTTCGTCGGCCGCGAGCTGTACGAGGCATTCTTCAAAACTTATACGGTCAAGCAATGGGGCATGCAGCCCAGCGAACTGCCGGCCAGCATCCTGAAACGCCTGCCGGTGCGCTTCAATTACGACGACAATTATTTCAGCCACAAATACCAGGGCATGCCGGCCAATGGCTACACGGAAATCGTGGAGAAAATGCTGGCGGGCGACGGTATTACCGTGCACCTGAATACGGCTTTCGATCCGGCCATGAAGGGCGATTATGCGCACGTGTTCTACAGCGGCCCGATCGACAAATGGTTCGGCCATCAGGAAGGTCGCCTGCCGTACCGCACGCTCGATTTCGAGGTGCTGCGCGAACAAGGCGATTACCAGGGTAATGCCGTCATCAATTACTGCGACAATTCCCAGCGCTATACCCGCATCACGGAGCACAAGCATTTCTCGCCGTGGGAACAGCACGACGGCACGGTTTGCTATTTCGAATACAGCCGCCAGTGCGAGCCGGACGATACGCCGTATTACCCGATCCGGATGGCGCGCGACAAGCAGCAGCTGGAAAAATACCTGAACATCGCGCAGAACGAAACCAACGTCACCTTCGTCGGCCGCCTCGGCACCTACCGCTACCTCGACATGGACGTGACGATCGACGAGGCGTTGAAGACCGCCGACAAGTTCCTCGAGTGCGCCAGCAACAAGACGGCGATGCCGGCGTTCGTTGTCAACCCGCTGGGCTGATCCAGGTCAGCGCTTCCTCGGCATACCCTCCCCCCGGCGCCGGCCGGGGTGCGAGAAACGTTTCCGGCTGACGCGGCAGCGTTACCGTGAACGTCGTGCCCTCCTGGGCGTCCGACACCACCTCGATGCGTCCGTCGTGGGCCTGCACGATCTGGCGGGCGATGAACAATCCCAACCCCAGGCTCGTGCGCTCGACCAGCGTGTCGGCCAGCGTGTCGGGTCCATCGCTGGCCATCCTGACCATCGGATCGAACAACGCGGGAACCCGGTCGGCCGGCACGGCGGGACCCTGGTTGTTGACGGCGACCGTCACGTAATCCTCGTCCGCGACCATGCGCACCGTGACCGGCGCGCCATGGGTGCCGTACTGGATCGCATTGCCCACGAGGTTGGACAAGACCTGTGCGACACGCTCCTCGTCGAAGATCGCGTCGAGATGCTCCGGTGCCGCCAGGGTGACGATCTGTTCCGGGTGGCTGGTGCGCAATTCGTCGACCACCGTGCGGCACACGCGCGCGAGGTTGGCCTGGCGCACCTTGACGGGAATGCCCGGACCCAGGTGCGTGCGGGTGAAGTCGATCAGGTCGGCGATCAGGCGGCTCATGCGCTGGCTGCTGTTGAAGATGCGATTGGCCGCCAGCACGTACTTCGGCGGGATGTCCACCGCCTGCATGATGAAGCTGGAACCGCTGACGACAGTCCCCAACGGATTACGCAGGTCGTGCCCGAGGATCGCCAGGAACATGTTCTGCGACTGCTTCACCATCTGTTCGTAGCGCGCCACCGATTCCGCCACGGCCTGGTCGACGGCCTCGTTGAAGCGAGTGACGTCCGTCATGTCGGTCGCCACGCCGGTCCGCACGGCCGACCACAACGTCAATACGCTGCTGCGCAGCGCGCGGTACTCGGAAACCAGCTGCACCACCGTGTAGCCCGACTGCAGGCGCGCTTCGGCGTGCGTCTCCGCAGCAGTGTCGCGATGGCCGCGCGCGGCCAAGCCCTTCGATTTCTCGGCCTGCTGCAGCGCCGTTTGCGCTGTCGCCAGGTCGCTGGCGAAGGCGTGCAGCATCTGGCGGGCATGGTCGCGCAGCGCCGCGTCGTCCATCGTCAGCGCCGGCGGCTCGATAGTGCGGGCGAAATCCTCCCACGCCTGCAATATCTGCTCCATATTCTCTTCGATAAAATCCGCCAGGCGTATCGGTGGGTGGTCGAGCATTGTGGCCTTTTGTCGATATCCGTTCAGCGAGGCTCGCGTCGATGGATGCATGCAGCATACGCCGATCGGGCCGCGCGGACCCGGCGGCAAAAAATAAAAACAGATATCGTTAGGCGAACCACCGATACCCGTGTATATTGAGTTCTGCACTTCGAGCGAAGTACGTAATTGTTGGCCTCTCTCCCGTCTTGCCCCTGCGGCAATTCCTGTCTGATCCCCTCGGTTTGTATGGTTTGTCTGGCGTGCGCTTTCGGGCAATGCCCATCATTTATTTATCGAGGATTTCACATGACAGTTCAAACCGGCACCGTAAAATGGTTCAACGATTCCAAAGGCTTCGGCTTCATCACGCCTGACAGCGGTGGCGCCGACCTGTTCGCCCACTTCCAGGACGTGCAGGCCGAAGGCTTCAAGAGCCTGTCGGAAAACCAGCGCGTTTCGTTCGAGCGCAGCTCGGGCCCGAAAGGCGAAAAAGCCAGCAATATCCGCCCGGTCTAAGCGACCCCGGCACATCGAAGCCCGCCTCTGGCGGGCTTTTTTTACGTCCGCAGCTTGCCGCTGGTGACCTGCCGCGCACGTTTCATCCTGTCGAGCATCGGTCGAGTCAACGCGATAATATTTATCGTAACTATTGGTTTCTTTTGGGACAGACCAACCGCGGCTCGCCGGGTGAGCCGCCCTGCCGGTCACGGTCCCGGCAAGGACTCGGGATGAATCTTCAGGAGTTAATACAGCTCAGGAGTGGTTTGTCGGAGGCGAACCGCCCCATCCGTTTGCGCCTGTCGCCGGAAGGAAACGTGCTCGACGATGCGCTGATGGTACAACGGGTCAGCGGCAACGAAACACTGTGCGGCGGCCTCGAATACCGCCTGTTGTGTGTCGCCACGCGCGCCGACCTGCCCCTCAAGCAGTTCATCGCGCTGCCGGTCGAACTGCAGTTCGTGACCGACACGGGCGAGCTGCGCGCCGTCTGCGGCATCGTGGCGCAGGCTGCCGCGGGCCAGAGCGACGGCGGGCTGGCTACCTACCAGCTGGTGATCCGCGACGCGCTGGCGCTGATGGAGCAGCGCACCAATACGCGCGTGTTCCGCAACCGTAACGAGCTGGAGATCAGCGAAGTCATCCTGGACGAGTGGCGCCACAACAATCCCATCCTGGCCAAGGTTTTCGACGCCGACTGGTCGTACGTGACGGGCCAGTATCCGCCACGCGAATTCACGATGCAGCACAACGAATCCGATGCCGCCTTCCTGCGCCGGCTGTGGAAGCGGCGCGGCATCGCCTGGCATTTCCGCCCCGGCCGGGCCAGCGCGCCAGGCAGCGACGAGACGCCGGCACACACGCTGGTGCTGTGCGACGATGGTTTCAGGTTGCCACGCAACGTCGCCGGCACGGTGCGTTACCACCGCGACAGCGGCACCGAGCAGCGCGACGTCATTAGCGCCTGGAGTCCGGTGCGCACTTGAAGCCCGGCAGCGTGACGCGGCAAAGCCGGGATTACATGCCCGCCCAGGGCCTGACGAGCCAGGCCTCCACGCGCATGGACCAGGGCGCACTGGGCAACCAGTTCGCCGTCAGCCTGGACGACTATCTGCTCGACATGCCGCACGCGGGCGCGGACGGCGACGATTACCGCGCGCTGGGCGAGCTGCGCATGAAGCGCCACGAATACGCATCGAAGTGCTTCCATGGCGAAGGCAGCGTGCGCAGCCTGTGCGTGGGCGAGTGGTTCGCGTTGTCCGGCCATGCCGAGATCGACACGCATCCGCAACAGGAGCGCGAGTTCCTCGTCACGCAGCTGGACGTGGCGGCCGAGAACAACCTGCCGAAGGCGCTCGACGAGCGTATCCGGCGCCTGTTCGCGCTCGACCGCTGGGACGACGTGGCCCGCGCCGACACGCTGCGGCAGGCCAGCGAGGAGCGCGGCATGCGCTACACCAACCGCTTTGCCTGCGTGCGCCGCACGATACCCATCGTGCCGGCGTTCGATCCGCGCACCGACCTGCCCCGCCCGCGGCTGCAAAGCGCGATCGTGGTCGGGCCTGCCGGCGAGGAAGTGCATTGCGACGCATACGGACGCGTCAAACTGCGTTTTCCCGGCACCCGGCCGGAAGACCATGCGCATGCGCAGGAAGCCGGCGCCAGCGACAGCGAGCGCGACTCGGCCTGGGTGCGCGTCGCCAGCACGTGGGCCAGCAACCAGTGGGGCACGCTGACGCTGCCACGCGTGGGCGACGAAGTCATCGTCGATTTCCTTGGCGGCGATCCCGACAAGCCGATCGTCGTCGGCCAGGTGTACGGCGGCAAGGCGCCGCCGCCCACCTTCAGCCACGCCGGCGCCCTGCCCGGCAACCGCTACCTGGCCGGCATGAAGAGCAAGGAGATACAGGGCCAACGTTACAACCAGCTGCGCCTGGACGACACGCCCGGCGAGATCAGCGCGCAACTATCGTCGCAGCACGGGCATAGCGAGCTGAACCTGGGGTGGCTGACGCATCCGCGCAGCGACGGCAAGGCCGAGGCCCGGGGCGAAGGCGCGGAACTGCGCAGCGACGGGGCCGTTGCCGTGCGCGGTGGCCAGGGCGTGCTGATCAGCGCCGACGCACGCCGGCAGGCGAGCGGCAAGCAGCTCGACCGCGCCGAACTGGTCGGCCTGATGGAAGCGCTGCAGGGCGTGCAGGCCCAACTGTCCGAACTGTCGGCAAAGCACGACGCGGACGACACGGACGACGCCGAACTGAAGCAGTTGATCGGCTACCTGAAGCAATGGGACGCCGGCAGCAACACCAACCGCGGCGCATCGGGCGGCGGCCAGCCCGTGGTGGCGCTGTCGGGGCCGGCGGGCATCGGCATCACGAGCCCGCACAACGTCGCCATCGGCGCGCAGACGAACGTCGATGTCGTCAGCGCCGGCAATACCCAGTTTTCCGTCGGCAAGAAACTGCGGGCGCGGGTGGCGGAAGGCATCAGCCTGTTCGCGCACAAGCTCGGCATCAAGCTGATCGCGGCCAGCGGCAAGCTCGACCTGCAGACCCACGGCGACGACATCGAACTGACGTCCGCCAAGCGTCTCGTCCTCAACGCGGCCGACGAGATCGTGTTGCAAGCACCCAAGGTCCGCTTCGTGGCCCAAGGAGCGCAGGTCAATCTTGGCGGCGGCGCCATCACCCAGCAAAGCAGCGGCGCGCACACGATCAAGTCGTCCCGCTTCGACCACCTGGGTCCGGGCGGCGGCAGTCCACCCGGCCTGGACCTGCCGCAGAGCGACGTCCAGACGGACGAGAGATTCGTGCTGGCCCGGCGCGGCAGCGGCCGTCCGCATGCCAACCAGCGCTACCGGATCGAGCTGGACGACGGCCGCACGATCGAAGGCGTGACCGACCAGCAGGGCCGCACCGCATTGGCACAGGACATGGCGCTGAAGATCGCGCGCCTGACGCTGTTGAAAGATTGAGAGCATGAGCGATACCGTTACTTCTCCCACGGCGGAAGCCACGCGCTTGGTCGGCACGGGCTGGGACGCGGACGGCAACGACACCGCGCAGTCGGTGCTGACCGGCACCAGCCAGAAAGTGCGGGCCTTGTGCCTGACCTCGCCCGACCTGGTGGTACCGATCCTGTTTGTGCCCGGCATCATGGGGACGCGCTTGAAAGTGAAGAACCGCGACAAGGGCTCGGCCTGGTTCCCGCCTGAAAACAAATGGGACGCTATCGTCCTGCTGTTGAAACACCTGAACAAGTCGGCCGCCGAGCGGCAGAAGCTGCTGGACCCGAACAACACCGAGGTGGACGACAACGGTCCGGCCCATCCCGACGAGTCCAGCAAGGCCCTGCTGGCAATCGCGGAAGGCAATACCGATGCCGAGCGTGCCAAGTGGCGCGGCTGGGGCCAGTTGTATGGGCTCAGCTATGGGGAAATCCTGTCCTTGCTGGAAAACACGCTCGCGCTGATCTTCGACCCGGCCAGCCAGGGCCAGCAACTGACGGCCACGTGGCGCAGCCTCGTCATGGAACGGCAGGACGCGGACAAGCTGGGAGCGCAAAAAGCGTTCGTGCCGCTGCAGGAGAACAACCTGCGCGACGCTGCGGATGTGCTTTACCCCTGTCTCTTATACACATGTGCATGGCGTGGGCTACAACTGGCTGCAGAGCAACCGCAGCTCTGGCCAACACCTGGCGCAGGAGATCGAACGCATCACCGCGCATTACCGCGGCAAGGGCAAGATCTGCGAGAAGGTCATCGTCGTTACGCACAGCATGGGCGGCCTGGTGGCGCGCGCCTGCGCGCAGGAACCGGGCATGGCCGAGCGCATCCTCGGCATCGTCCATGGCGTCATGCCGGCCATCGGTGCACCGGCCACCTACAAGCGCATCCGCGCCGGTTTCGAGGGCGCCGAGCAGGTCATCCTTGGGCGCAACGCGGCCGAATGCACGGCGGTCATGGCCAACGCGCCGGGCCCGCTGGAATTGCTGCCTACCGCCCAGTACAAAACCAAGACGCCGCAAGGCACGCGGCACTGGCTGCGCGCCAGCCATACCGTGTTGAATGGCCAGGGGCAGCAGGAGGAACAGGATGTGTTCCTTGGCGATGGCGATCCGTATGCCGATATCTATCTGAACAATGGGGCGAGCTGGTGGAAGCTGGTGAAGGAGGAGTTGATTGATCCGGCTGGGCGGAAGGAGCGGGAGAAGGCAGAGAAGCAAGGAAAAGAAGTGGTTGAGGAAAACGAAGGCATCAGCGAATTTTCGAAGTTTGCGAAAAACATGCAGCGGGCTAAGCAACTGCAGGACGACCTGCAAGATAGCTACCATCCCAATTCATTCGCGTATTACGCAGCCGACCCGAAACAGCCAGCGTGGAGCGAAGTGCATTGGAAGGGCAACAAATCGGTCGATGGAGACCTGAAAGCAGCATTATTGGATAGGGACGACTTCAACGGGACGATCGATCTGGCATTTGATTTGAACGAAAATCGCGCCGACCTGAACCGCCGTGCGCCGTCAAGCGAAAGCGAGATGCCGTCCGCGGCGTCGG
Coding sequences:
- a CDS encoding alpha/beta hydrolase produces the protein MGYNWLQSNRSSGQHLAQEIERITAHYRGKGKICEKVIVVTHSMGGLVARACAQEPGMAERILGIVHGVMPAIGAPATYKRIRAGFEGAEQVILGRNAAECTAVMANAPGPLELLPTAQYKTKTPQGTRHWLRASHTVLNGQGQQEEQDVFLGDGDPYADIYLNNGASWWKLVKEELIDPAGRKEREKAEKQGKEVVEENEGISEFSKFAKNMQRAKQLQDDLQDSYHPNSFAYYAADPKQPAWSEVHWKGNKSVDGDLKAALLDRDDFNGTIDLAFDLNENRADLNRRAPSSESEMPSAASAVNTVEVRGKSEIAQTTKNKYRFSLHKAAGPGDGTVPEESGAAPTPHVVQIFRHEGKSKGHESYDHQNSYKAKLAQAVTLYSVVKIVSESDWIQQNLPKS